Genomic segment of Gemmatimonadota bacterium:
GATCCGCCGCGGGAATTGACCGAGACCGCCGAACGGTTCGATACCGCCGTCCTGGGTACTTCACTGACGACGGATGCCTTCACGCAGTCCTTGATCGAGTACCTGGAACCCTATTTCGCACCGATGACGACCGTGCACGGCGCCCTGGTCGACGTGTACGGCGTGGGTCTCCTGTTCACGGGACGCAGCGGAATCGGCAAAAGCGAAACGGCCCTGGACCTGGTGGAACGGGGCCACCGGCTGGTTGCCGACGACGTGGTTACGGCATACCGGATGCGGCGCGGCGTCATCATGGGTACGAGCAACACGATCACGCAGCATTTCATGGAAATACGCGGCGTCGGCATTATCGACGTCACCAGCATGTTCGGCATACGCAGCATCCGCGTGCGCAAGCGGATAGAAGTCGTCGTAAACCTGGAGGACTGGAACAGCGACGAGGTCTACGAACGGACGGCGCTCGATGAGAAGACCACGACTTTGCTCGACGCGGAACTGCCCTATGTCCGGATTCCCATCAATCCGGGCAAGAACCTGACGGTTATTTCCGAGGTCGTCGCACTCAGGCATCTCCTGAAGGTCGTTGGGATCAACCCGGCGTCCATATTGAATCAGCGGGTGCTGGAGGTCATGAAGGAAGGCGAAAAGGTACGGTATCGCAGGGAAGACTACGAGTAGAAGCATGTCACGCAGGGCTGAATGGATCGGGCAGCGACTTGATAAGGAAAACCGTTTCCGTAAAGAACAGGAAGGGGTTGCACATGCGACCCGCCGAGCAACTGGTTCGCACGGCGTCCAGATTCAAGTCGGAAGTCACGCTGGTCAAGGACGACATTCCGGTGAATGGCAAGAGCATCCTGGGGGTCATGATGCTGGCCGCGGAGCACGGCAGTTCCATTACGGTGGAGATCGATGGGCCGGACGAAACGGATGCCCTGAAGGCGATATCCGACATGTTCGACCAGGATCAGGAGCCGTAATATGAGCGAAGAGCGCCGCGTACTGAAAGGCATTCCGGCATCGCCGGGCATCGCCATAGGCCGCGCTTTTATCTACAATCGCCGCTTCGCCGCCATAAACCAGCGTTCGATCCCCGCCGACGGCGTGGAGGCGGAGATTCTTCGATTCCGTACCGCCGTCGACGAGGCGTTGGACGACCTGACCCGGTTGCAGCGCCGCATCGCAGTGGATTTCGACCAGGACGTAGGGAAGATCTTCCGCGCGCACCAGGCCGTACTTGAAGACCCCGAAGTGGTGGACGTCACCATCGTGCGCATCCGGCGTGAGTTGACCAACGCGGAGTATATCTTCGACGATGTGATGCGGGGCTGGATCGCCAATTACTCTTCGATCGAGAATCCGTTCTTCCGGGAACGTACCGCCGATTTCGAGGACGTGCATTATCGGGTCCTGGCGAAACTCACGGGCAGCTCGCAAAGCGGGATTGAGGCCACGGACGGGGAGATCGTGCTCGTGGCGCACAGCCTGTCCCCTTCGGACACCGCGGAACTGGACCGGGACGCGGTCTGCGGCTTCATTACCGATGCCGGCGGTCAGACGTCACACACGGCGATCGTCGCCCGCGGCCTGGCCGTGCCAGCAGTGGTCGGCACCAACATCGCCACCCAGGCCATATCGGACGGCATGATGATCATCATCGACGGCAACAGCGGGATGGTCCATCTCGATCCGGATGCCGATACGATCGGGCGGTACCGGGAAACGAAGTCTCAGCTATCGGTGCTGGAGCATGAGCTGCAGGAACTCCACGACCTGCCCGCGGAGACGCGGGACGGAAGGCGCATCGAGCTGTCGGCGAATATCGAACTTCCGGCTGAACTGGAAGACGCCCTGAACCACGGCGCGGACGGCATCGGCCTGTACCGTACCGAGTTTCTCTATCTGGTTCGCAACGAATTGCCGTCCGAAGAAGATCAGACCCGGACGTACCAGCGCATCGCGCGGCGCATGGCGCCGAACCACGTGATCATACGGACGCTGGACCTCGGGGCGGACAAGATGCCGAAGCAGATGCCGGACGAAGCCAATCCTGCCCTGGGCCAGCGCGGTATCCGGCTCTGTCTTGACCGGCCGGAAATGTTCAAGGTACAGTTGCGCGCCATCCTGAGGGCCGGTGCGGATGGCAACGTGAGTCTCATGTTCCCCATGATATCGGGATTGCAAGAGCTCAGGAGGGCGAAGGCGCTTTTTGAAGAAGCGCGGAACGAACTGCTGGAGGACGGGGTGCCCGTCGACCAGTCGATGCCGGTCGGAATCATGGTCGAAATCCCTTCGGCGGCTCTGACGGCCTACGACCTGGCGAAGGAGGTGGACTTCTTCAGCATCGGCACGAACGACCTGATCCAGTACACCGTGGCGGCCGACCGGGGCAATCCGAGCATCGCCTCCCTGTACAACCCGTGCCATCCGGCCGTGCTCCGCCTTGTCGCGTCGGTGATCGACGCCGCGCATGACAACGATATCTGGGTGGGCGTGTGCGGCGCCATGGCCGCGCACCCCCTTGCGGCCTGCATACTGCTCGGTCTCGGCGTTGACGAGCTCAGCATGAGCCCCATAGATATCCCCGAGATCAAGAGCCTGATCCGCTCGGCGGATTACCAGGAGCTCAAAACCATTACCCGGGAGGCGCTGGACCTGTCCACGTCGGAAGAGATCATGCGTTTCCTGAAACCCCACCAGCCGAAGACCGAGCTGGACGTGTCGGACATGATGCGCATCTGACGGCCGGGTGTGGACCTGGGAACATGAGAGGCGTACAATGGGTTTTACAAAGGCAGAAACCACGCAGTTCGATACGCGGGGATACGTGGTCAAAGCCGGGTTGCTGTCTGAAGTCGTTTTGCGGCCGTTGATCCTCGCCCTGAGTGACATCGTGGACGAAGGCGCGCGCCGGCTGCACGGCGAGGGAAAACTGGCCAGTGCCTACGAGGAAGAGGGGTTCGAGACCCGGTTGGCGCAGATTTACAAGGAGTCCGAAGAAGCCGGCGAGGCCGTCCTGGCGATGATCATGGGCCGGGGTGGTGGACAGTTCAACGGCGAGTCGATGCTGGAGTTGTTGCGGAATACGGAATTGGTAGACTGTGTTTCAGATCTTATCGGACCGGACATCGTGGGCGCCTCCGCCTATCGTATCCGTCCGAAGCTCCCGGGGCATACACGGACGGAAGTACCGTGGCACCAGGACTCCGGTTACTTCCTGCCCCATTGCGACCGTCACCTGATCGTGACCTGCTGGATCCCGCTGGTCGACACGACGGTGGAAAACGGCTGCCTGAACGTGATTCCCGGAGTCCACAAGGGTGGCGTGTTCCGGCATTACACCGGCGGGCACGGCGGCTACCTGGAGATCCCCGGGGACGAATTGCCGGAGAACCAGCCCATTCCCCTGGAGATGAAACGGGGCGACGTCCTGTTCATGACCAATCTGACCCCCCACGCCTCCTTCGTAAACCATACCGGGATCGTTCGCTGGAGTATCGACTTGCGGTATCAGTCCATGGACGCGCCGAACAACTCGGAGGAGGATCCGGAGACCTACACGCCGGAACGGGATCCGGTCACCATGGCCTGCTATCCGAGCGAGGCCGACTTCGTGATCCGGGATTCGAGTCATCCCGAGCGGGAGGTCACGACGCCGGAAGCCTTCAGGGAACTGCGCGACCGCTACCACGAGGCGAAGCCCTATAACCCGGGCAGGGGCTGGACCCGTCTCAAGGACAGGAAAGAGGCATGAACCCCACAATCACCCGATACATGCGTGCACCGTACAGTGCGCCCAACGGCCTGCAGGTCACCGATGAAGGCCTGTGGGTCGTCGATCAATTCACCGATCGCATCGCGCTCCTCGCCCTGGAAGCGCCCCATGAGTACGGTGCCAGCAGGATACTGCGCGAGCTGCCGACGGAGTCCTCCAACACGAGCGGGATGTCGTATGGCGAAGGTGGGCTGTGGCTGGCCGCGAACGGCCCGGGCGAACGGTGGCGTTTCTCGAAGGAGACCGACGCGCCGCCCGGGACGGGCGAGATCCTCAAGGTCGACCCGCGTACCGGCGCTACCCTGCTGCGCCGGCCGCTTCCAGCCCCCGGCGGCACCCATGGCCTGGACTACGATTTCGTGGAAACCGGCACGATCTGGTTGAGCACGCTAAAGGAGAAGACGCTCACGCAGGTCCGTATCCCGGACTGGTCGATAAAGCGCGTCATTCCGCTGCCCTACGACGCCGGCCACGGCGTCGTGAGGACCGGTGATAACGC
This window contains:
- the hprK gene encoding HPr(Ser) kinase/phosphatase, coding for MATTSPLKSRVLLIKNLVEQVDLKLSPLTGETGLSRKITNAETNRPGLALAGFVERFSSNRIQILGETELSYLNSLPADQRLASLDRLFDQGFPCMVITKGMDPPRELTETAERFDTAVLGTSLTTDAFTQSLIEYLEPYFAPMTTVHGALVDVYGVGLLFTGRSGIGKSETALDLVERGHRLVADDVVTAYRMRRGVIMGTSNTITQHFMEIRGVGIIDVTSMFGIRSIRVRKRIEVVVNLEDWNSDEVYERTALDEKTTTLLDAELPYVRIPINPGKNLTVISEVVALRHLLKVVGINPASILNQRVLEVMKEGEKVRYRREDYE
- a CDS encoding HPr family phosphocarrier protein, encoding MIRKTVSVKNRKGLHMRPAEQLVRTASRFKSEVTLVKDDIPVNGKSILGVMMLAAEHGSSITVEIDGPDETDALKAISDMFDQDQEP
- the ptsP gene encoding phosphoenolpyruvate--protein phosphotransferase, with the translated sequence MSEERRVLKGIPASPGIAIGRAFIYNRRFAAINQRSIPADGVEAEILRFRTAVDEALDDLTRLQRRIAVDFDQDVGKIFRAHQAVLEDPEVVDVTIVRIRRELTNAEYIFDDVMRGWIANYSSIENPFFRERTADFEDVHYRVLAKLTGSSQSGIEATDGEIVLVAHSLSPSDTAELDRDAVCGFITDAGGQTSHTAIVARGLAVPAVVGTNIATQAISDGMMIIIDGNSGMVHLDPDADTIGRYRETKSQLSVLEHELQELHDLPAETRDGRRIELSANIELPAELEDALNHGADGIGLYRTEFLYLVRNELPSEEDQTRTYQRIARRMAPNHVIIRTLDLGADKMPKQMPDEANPALGQRGIRLCLDRPEMFKVQLRAILRAGADGNVSLMFPMISGLQELRRAKALFEEARNELLEDGVPVDQSMPVGIMVEIPSAALTAYDLAKEVDFFSIGTNDLIQYTVAADRGNPSIASLYNPCHPAVLRLVASVIDAAHDNDIWVGVCGAMAAHPLAACILLGLGVDELSMSPIDIPEIKSLIRSADYQELKTITREALDLSTSEEIMRFLKPHQPKTELDVSDMMRI
- a CDS encoding phytanoyl-CoA dioxygenase family protein codes for the protein MGFTKAETTQFDTRGYVVKAGLLSEVVLRPLILALSDIVDEGARRLHGEGKLASAYEEEGFETRLAQIYKESEEAGEAVLAMIMGRGGGQFNGESMLELLRNTELVDCVSDLIGPDIVGASAYRIRPKLPGHTRTEVPWHQDSGYFLPHCDRHLIVTCWIPLVDTTVENGCLNVIPGVHKGGVFRHYTGGHGGYLEIPGDELPENQPIPLEMKRGDVLFMTNLTPHASFVNHTGIVRWSIDLRYQSMDAPNNSEEDPETYTPERDPVTMACYPSEADFVIRDSSHPEREVTTPEAFRELRDRYHEAKPYNPGRGWTRLKDRKEA